One stretch of Arachis hypogaea cultivar Tifrunner chromosome 20, arahy.Tifrunner.gnm2.J5K5, whole genome shotgun sequence DNA includes these proteins:
- the LOC112782551 gene encoding uncharacterized protein — translation MNRSFRAQESQMQGALKQRQQQFGGLRGSSAAKEKDEELALFLEMKKREKERNDLLLHTSEEFDSALGSNSNLSTSPIFNISSSTPAPMRKTGADDFLNSENDKNDYDWLLTPPGTPLFPSLEMESRKTVMSQLGTPAARPTAVKSRLANPQSEPAGRTNLVSKQSASSPLSSSSGGTRRPSSSGGPGSRPATPTGRPTLTTTSKPSRPSTPTRATLSSSRTTVPTSKTIISTNRSAVSATKTSTSATKIATPAAKSTIPSRSSTPLSRSTARSSTPTSRPTLPPSRSTSRASTPTRRPLTPSSELNVSSSSIKIPSNSRPASATSRQPATATSRQPAPVTSRQPAPVTSKPVPSRGTSPTVRSRPWKPSEMPGFSLDAPPNLRTTLPDRPLSATRGRPGAPTSRSSSIEPASTGRPRRQSCSPSRGRSSNGIAHISGNSMPAVSRGHSKVNDNVSPVVIGNKMVERVINMRKLAPPMSDDKNSPLSNLSGKSTSSPDSSGFGRTLSKKSLDMAIRHMDIRRTIPGNLRPLMTNIPASSLYSVRSGPQRGRTISVSGISGSPHATSSNASSEVSVNQNGLCLDSSEVDDDIGSERCGQSPASVRGR, via the exons ATGAATCGCAGTTTCAGGGCTCAAGAATCGCAAATGCAAGGTGCATTGAAGCAGAGGCAGCAACAATTTGGGGGTTTGAGGGGTTCTTCTGCCGCGAAAGAGAAGGACGAGGAACTCGCATTGTTCCTTGAGATGAAGAAACGCGAGAAGGAGCGCAACGATCTTCTGCTTCACACCTCAGAAGAGTTCGATTCAGCTCTCG GTTCAAATTCGAATCTGAGTACTTCTCCAATATTCAACATTTCTTCATCAACGCCGGCACCTATGAGGAAGACCGGTGCTGATGATTTTCTCAATTCtgaaaatgataaaaatgattatgACTG GCTTTTAACTCCTCCTGGTACTCCTCTTTTTCCATCTCTGGAGATGGAATCTCGAAAGACTGTTATGAGTCAGCTTGGAACTCCAGCTGCACGTCCCACAGCAGTAAAATCTAGA TTGGCAAATCCTCAGTCTGAGCCTGCTGGCAGGACAAACTTAGTATCTAAACAATCAGCTTCCTCCCCATTGAGCTCTTCAAGTGGTGGAACAAGGAGGCCATCTTCGTCAGGAGGTCCTGGATCACGGCCTGCAACTCCTACTGGCCGTCCTACCTTGACCACAACTTCAAAACCATCAAGGCCTTCAACACCTACTCGGGCTACTTTATCTTCATCTAGGACTACAGTTCCTACATCCAAGACTATAATTTCCACAAACAGGTCGGCAGTTTCTGCCACCAAGACTTCCACCTCTGCTACTAAGATCGCAACTCCTGCAGCTAAATCCACCATTCCATCAAGATCCTCTACCCCTTTGTCAAGATCTACAGCAAGATCATCAACACCAACTAGCCGACCTACTTTGCCTCCTTCCAGGTCCACATCAAGAGCATCTACCCCTACTCGGCGACCATTGACACCATCAAGTGAACTCAATGTTTCTTCGTCTTCAATTAAGATTCCTTCAAACTCCAGGCCAGCTTCTGCAACATCAAGGCAGCCTGCTACTGCAACATCAAGGCAGCCAGCCCCTGTGACATCAAGGCAGCCAGCTCCTGTGACATCAAAGCCGGTACCGTCACGTGGCACTTCACCAACAGTGAGATCTAGACCATGGAAGCCATCTGAAATGCCAGGTTTTTCACTTGATGCTCCACCCAACCTAAGGACAACACTTCCTGATAGGCCACTGTCAGCAACTAGGGGCAGGCCTGGAGCACCTACTTCTCGGTCTTCATCTATTGAGCCTGCTTCCACTGGAAGACCCAGACGGCAATCGTGTTCTCCTTCAAGGGGGCGATCATCCAATGGAATTGCTCACATCAGCGGAAATTCTATGCCAGCAGTTAGCCGTGGGCATTCCAAAGTGAATGATAATGTCAGTCCTGTTGTAATAGGGAACAAAATGGTCGAGAGGGTAATAAATATGCGAAAACTAGCACCACCAATGTCTGATGACAAAAACTCTCCCCTTAGTAATTTGTCTGGCAAGTCCACTTCATCTCCAGATAGCTCGGGCTTTGGAAGAACACTTTCAAAGAAGTCCTTGGATATGGCTATTAGGCACATG GATATAAGGAGAACAATTCCAGGCAATTTACGGCCATTAATGACAAACATTCCAGCTTCTTCTTTGTATAGCGTGAGGTCAGGTCCTCAGCGTGGTCGAACAATTAGTGTTTCAGGCATTTCAGGATCTCCTCATGCTACAAGCAGTAACGCCAGTTCTGAAGTGAGTGTAAACCAAAATGGTCTTTGTTTAGATAGTAGTGAAGTAGATGATGATATAGGCAGCGAGAGATGTGGCCAGTCTCCTGCCAGTGTAAGAGGCAGGTAA